In the Pogona vitticeps strain Pit_001003342236 chromosome 2, PviZW2.1, whole genome shotgun sequence genome, CCTCTTGCTGGAGCTAAAATATTGGGAAGCGGGCTTGGTCCGTAACCAAACAGCCACAGTGCCAAAGGATTGGAGGACAGCACATGTCACGGTAAtcattaaaaaaggaaggagggaaggatcgCAGGAAACCACGGACcggttagcctaacatctgttccagggaagacagCGGacagcctcatccaagataaaatcttaaaacacacagaagaacaagccttggtgAAGGAGAATCAACATGACTTGTCAAGTCTTGtgtcacaaaccttttagaagcATGTGGATGCGGGCAAATCAGTGGATATTGTGTATCTTGATTTTGAGAAGGCGTTTGATGTGGTCCCACACCAAagcctgctgagaaaactccagtgtcaggggataagagggcaggccCTCTGATAGATTGAGAATTTGTGGAGAACCAGGGAATACAGAGGAGTGTCAATGGGCAAATTTCCACCATGGAGggaggtgaagagcagtgtgccttcagggatctgtcctgggaccggtgcttttcaagcTGTTCATCAATGTCCTGGAGACAAGGATAAGCAATgaagtggccaagtttgcagatgacaggcaactttttccgggtggtgaagacgagaagggattgtgaagagctccaaaaggatctctccaaactgggagacttGGGAATCCAGGCTGAAATGTTCCACTCCCTTTCTTACATcctttttaattccttaatttggaATCAATCCCTTGCTCATCCCACATGGAGGAGACCCACCAGCCAGTCTGTGGGAGTCTGTCAAGGCAACCTTGAGGTCAGTCCACGGATTAAAAAGCCCTGCGCTCCTTGAGATTAATCATTGGCTCTTTCATTTGATTTTCCCTTTCCAAAGTTCCCCAAGGCAGAAGGGGCTTCTTCAGTTCCTTCTTCAGGATCCctaaagggggaagaagagactcacaagagcTCTGTGGGTGAAAGGGGGCAAGAGGGTCTTACACTTCGcctaaagaaagtggagggagcccaagccagcgaagaggggaaaggggacaaaggagggaaggggagatcCCCATCGGACATGAGGGGAAGAGTAAAGGAAGGAGACGAGGAGTCTGAAGgaccagaagcagagagagagagaaagagagaggagtggaGGCCAGAACGGTAGAGGTGAAGAGAGAAAGctattgctagaagggtgggaaggtttctggatgGAGAACCTGTGGATTTGTATCTGGGAGAGGAGGATGATAccaacagaagaggcagaaacGGAAGGAACCCTCGCTCTGCCAGGAAACCTTTCCACTGGAGCAAATGGGACAGTAGAGGATGGAGccgaaagagaaggaagagcggACGGAAAcagcagagggggaaagagagaatgtaGAACGGAAGAACCTTCTCCCACACGGGGGTGTGGAATTGCCTTTCCAGAGGAGACGACTGGAGGGGGAGAGCAGTGGATGGAGGAGGCCCTCTTGCATCGGCCGGTGTTAGCCTCAAGGGAAGGCCCACAGAAAGAGGATTACGGTAGCCTAATCTTGAGACTCCCTGTGTGTGGACCCATCCGGGGAGTGATAATTGCATCCAGGCAGGGGCCCAGCTGCACCATCCAAGAGGGAAGTAGGCGGATCAGACCACGGGTGCCACCTGGTTCTTCATTGACAGCGTTGGGTCCAGAAGGACACCCAGCATGCATTAGGAACCACCCAAGGCTCAGACATCAGGGGAACCCAGTTGGAATGCCCCCGGTCTCCTTTGGATTCAGCCTTTGTCTATCCTCccattgaaggagaaggtgggaacaggaATGACGCCCCCTGTTAAGAATATGATCATCCACTCAGTTCATCCACTCAGACCAAAacggatttttgccaaaaagacaactaaggtataacctaaggataattttggacatattagaatattatgaggtacattcagagaagcaatggcattaatcttcttggatgcccaaaaagcctttgacaatgtgaactggcaatttatgatacagcaaataaaagctatggattttggcaaaaattttacaaatgtaattgagacaatctacaatgaacaaatagctaaagtaattgtaaatggtgaactgacggataatattaatataaaaaaaggcacaagacaaggatgtccgctctctccattgctatttatattaactctggaggtattaaataagaatgtgaggaacgacccagagattaaaggtaccaaaataaaggacgagagctaaaagctacaagcatttgcagatgacttggtgtttatattggaagacccattggaaacaacattgagactactggacaaaatcgatgaatttgggaaagtagcaggattgaagtaaagaaaaaactaaagttatagtgaaaaacttaacagccaagcaaaaaaatcaactctcaaagatgtcagatttacaaatagttaaaaaagttaagtacctaggaatatatttaactgctagatgtgtaactataaaagataattatatgaaactatttaaccaaataaaaatagatctagaaaaatagaaaaacttacaactatcaaaatgaacattttgtcaaagctacttttcttgttccaaacagtgccagtgaaaatagagaagaaatattttgacgatctaaacaaagtgatactacaatatatttggcaagggaagaaagccagaatcaaactaaaaatgctccaagaatccaaggaaaacggaggatttggtctaccggactggaccttatattaccaatcatctgctctaacttggcttaaagaatggattagcctgaaaaacaagagacttctgtatttagaaggacatgatctacagttgggttggcatgcctttttatagtatcagaaagccaaatctcataggtattttcaaaaccattatattagaaactccttgtatataatatgagaaaaaataaaaatgaaaatgtacacgaaaataccaggatgggtctcacccatagaagcatttgttcatcccaaccttttgaatgttagaaaaattttgacttatacagatattttagataAAGATAggcaattaaagccaaaacaagaccttatagaccaggggttagatgcatcgtggtggtctataatgcaaatacaatcaagatatgaacgagacctaaaaatgtacgatttttataaagaacagacaacttttgaccaaataatgttaacatcagatggcaaattaattaggaaagtatataaataccttctaaattggaaaatggaggatgaacaggtcaaagaaacaatggttcaatgggcaaaaaattttgggtacaatattgacttagaaaaatggcaagggctgtggtctagaaactataagatgacaatggcaacatcttataaagagaatctatataaaatgttttatagatggcatttaccttctgatagattagctaagatgtactctaacaggtcaagtaaatgttggaaatgtcataaaaaaattggaacctattatcacctctggtggacttgtgataaagcataaaaaaaaatgtagattttaggccagagctctttctgttaggtataataccagaaagtgttgatagacaaaatgtatatttaatactgcatattctaactggcgaggattatttatgcacagtacagGTGGAGCGTCcaaagcaaacccccccccccagtctggctTGGGGGAAACAAGAAGGGAGGCTTGGAGGGGaacgccacacacaccccaaatcaggacgaccaaggtttgcctcttgtcaACAGGACCTGCCTTTGGTGAGCAGGATTaagatgtttttgaaaaaaaacaccctaaacaAAATGCAACGAAAACCATACCCCAAaacaccaccactttgcacatgttcagagaggcagtgtggtgttgCTGGAGGAAGtaacagactggaaaccaggaggcctggattgaaatccctgccgggccagggaaactgagagtagagagagcatgtgtgtgtgggggggggtaaggctacttcagccacctcttgaaatctcactgacctaGCAAACGTTGGGAGGGATGTGGGATTTCggttcttccttttttgtcccaaaataaagcaaagagaaaTCACCTCCGTCTCACTTCTGCCTacgagaaaagaaaaagagaaaagatcagcctggaggcttcgtggatgaagcaaatcaaaaacatttccttgcgGGAGGTGTTTTCCTCATGCTTATACCGAATGCAgctccctccccatctctctaTGTTccgtcttcaggcagcagaacaagacaaATGCCAAAGCAGGCAGACAGCCGCATCTCCGGCCAGGGTccgagatcaaatccacacacacacacacacaccagttcccAGGGAGTGGAGGCAACAGCCGGGAACCAGAGAGCAATAGAAACCATCATGCAGCGGCGATGATAGCAGCAGCCTAGAAGAGAGCGTTTCTCCcactatgtatttaaaatatttttaccccctccctttctctttaaaaaggcctCAAGGCAGTTTAATGTACAACATTAAAagggcaacatttaaaagtgaaaaacaggaagtCTAGAAACCTTAAAAAGCATCAAACCGATGCTCCACTAAGCAGGGGCAACAAAACCAACCTCTAAAAAACAGCCAGAAGCCCGTGCGATGGATGGAGGGGATCGAGAGTCGGACGGGGCCCCCCTGTTCTCATGGGACCCTCCATTATTTCGGTCCTTTCGGGGATCCCAAGAGAGGGCAGGCCGCAGGAGAGTGGAAACCTAGGGAGAAGAAGGACcgagggggcaggtcttttgcacagccaatGGCCCTGAATGGAGCCTTTCCGGACCCAAAAGCCCAGAACCGTTTTGGCCCTGCAGAAAGAAGAACGGCATGTCCGACAAGAGAACTCCTATTCCGGGGAGACCGACCTCCCTTCCAGCCTCCCCGGGAGAAAGATCCCAAGGAGGAAAGCccaactctttccctctctccctgtttCTCCGGCTTCTCTTCCACCCGCCTTCTGGGGAAAAGACCGTCGTGTTCACACAAGCAACACAACAAGGAAGCCGCCAAGCGCGGGGTGGTGGgagtatacatacacacacacacacagagagagactggcCTTTTCAACTCCCCCCGCAAATCTCACACACCCCTGCCCGCGATCTGCCCCTCCGTTGCCCACCTCCATCAAGGTCCCGATCCAGGAGGcgcccaccccccaaaagagccCGTATTCTCTCCAGACACCTTCTTCGgccaaaggggaagaggaggaggcaggcgcTGGAGATCCCGCTTCCGGCTCCCATTCGAACGGCGTACAAGGGAGGAGCCCTTCCCCCcgccttcgtagctctaggttccctccaccttcccccctcctgcaggaatggtgtgtgtgtgtgtgtgtgggaaggcCAGAAAcaacgggggggggaagggcaggaAGGCTCCAAAGAGTCTCTCTGTCATGGAAAAGGGCCGAGGGAGGAGCTTCTTCTTCAGGCTCCAAAAggtcactgtgacaaacccagacctactgggatatgtcacacagtttcactaagctgccaccaaccattccctttaagaagtcacacagaccagggatggatttttaaacaataaaaagaataaggtttattttaaatacacacagggaaaaataaacaatcaggtgaataggataaagtaacgtggcttattctcactcatacaagcatacagtttggttcacccagaacccttacttgaagcacagaccctgaacctatcagttctggctaaccaacagacacctgaacctatcaggttggtactctgacacacagtagtaccctgtctgacacacagactcccacaacagcttcttcttcccagctgctgcttcgtcacaacccagtgtctctcagtgtctgtctcagcatctctctctcaccacacaggcatcacatatttatacagtacagcccctcctcctgatgtcccgccttccaccccccataggatggaactttccctccaaacccatgacagacaggtaacatcagtgctgttatgtaacacctcccctctttataagttgttttgtagggggaaagctaaggtgcttttcaccaaaaaacaacctaggtaaaatacacaacaacagttatacataccatataatacttactcatacttacactctaagttaaacatagcaattaggtatttaaacatttaccatatacattacatcaatttacctttattcatacaaaccaaattcaaaaaaaaaaggtacatttaactttttgtcatcattatatacacatagtccatgtttctttcgccgtcttcattcttcaggtcttcttgataaggcgtcagcaacacagttcgctgaccctctgaccaccttcacttcaaagtcatagtcctgtatgtttaaagcccacctcataagtttgctattgtgggttttcattgtctttaaccattgcaatggtgaatggtcagtacacagaataaaatgtcttccccagatgtaaggcttagccttctggatcgcgtagactatggccaaacactccttctccacggttgccaaatgtctctcacctttttgaagtttcctactcaggtaggatactggatgctggtcaccattctcatcctcctggcacagaactgctcctaccccgctgttagacgcatctgtgtagatgatgaactcccggtcgaagtctggagcacgcaggactggatagttgattaacgcctccttcaacctctggaacgccgcctcacagtcgctggtccacgggatgcggtcatcagccgtcttcctcgtcagatcggtcagcggagccgcaatctcgctaaacctcgggatgaactttctgtagtagcccaccaacccaagaaatgatttgacttttttcttggtgttgggtctgggccaatcacgaacagcttctattttggcctccaggggttttatcattcctccccctaccatgtgacccaagtattttatttctgggctacccagctgacacttgctggcctttactgttagccctgctgcacttaacctctgcagcactaactccaggtgtatcaggtgatcttcccaggtattactgaagatccctatgtcgtcaatgtaggccactgtaaagtcactgagccctgccaaggtctggtccatcagcctttggaatgtggctggtgcatttctgagaccaaagctcaggactcgaaactcatagagaccaaaagggctgcaaaaggcagttttttcttgatccctgggatcaattcttaattgccaatatccctttaccaggtccaatgatgagatgaaccgacaaccccctatggtttcaatcaggttgtctagcctgggcattgggtaggcatcaggagtggttacacggtttaatttcctgtaatcaacacaaaacctaatgctcccatcaggcttgtccacaaggactatcggagaggaccaaggactcgaagaggggacgattatgttctccctcagcatttcgtccagctccttccgcaccttgtccctatagggtcccgttactcggtatggggatactgcctgcgggggtgcatcccctgtgtggatccgatgcatcactcccttcactatccccggcttgttggaaaacacctgttgatatttactaagcagcatttttagttcttgctgctggtcttgggtgagtgcaggactgatctttacctcctctgggttgtattttacttcccctctaccctcccagaagggtaattccgcttcctcactctcagctgcttttatcgcgaataaaaccctctgttcccctctgtagtagggttttagggcattcacatgaaccaccctccttgcttggttctcctcctgctctataaggtagttcaggtctgacatcttggaaatgaccctatatggtcctgcccatttgagctgcagtttattctctctgcagggcctaagccaaagcactccctcccctgggtcaaagtgcctctctctagctttgtggtcataccatgttttctgtctgaccttctgagcttgcatgttttctgctgccagctctagatttctttttaggtcattcatcaaggtgtctatgtatgtcacaacgtcttgtgggtcatcctgggtgatctgctcccaatcctgtttgatcaaatcaaggggccccttcacccttctcccaaatagaagttcaaatggactgaacccggtactggcttgtggcactgatcgataagcaaacaaaagggattgcagcttctggtcccaattgtttggattctctgccaagtaagccctaatcatgcgcattagagtcccattgaacttctcagttaacccattactttcaggatgataggcagtggtttccttgtgctttattccacagatttgccataagcgtttcatgagctttgatgtgaacgatgctcccaaatctgtgattatctctgaggcaaatcccatcctggacatataccccaccaaagcatcggccactgtgttagtttcaatgttagtcaagggtatggcttcaggataccttgtggcatggtccacaattgttagaatgaacctgttccccctctttgtggccttgggcaaaggtcccacaatatccacccctatgcatttgaacggagtgtcaatcacaggcaaagggcacaactttgctttggtcctgtcgcggttattcccctgccgttgacacacatcacattgtttacagaactccctgatctgcttccctatgtcaggccagtagaaattctgtgtgattctctgctgtgtcttgttcactcctaagtgcgcagcaaacatgtcagagtgccccctttgtaagatcatggggcgatacttttcaggtaccaccagctgacttctgatcccatctcccccttttgagatattcctcagggtttctctatataaaatcccctttttctccagaaatctcactggggtttcaggtgttagctgggcgtcagtcacctgttcaaaacacttttgga is a window encoding:
- the LOC144587184 gene encoding uncharacterized protein LOC144587184 isoform X1; protein product: MPLTRSQIADMSEGKDPQIDQGSEDEFGSVQGDSTGEQNPELRKILIAQQHELRVREMEEREREKQRQFELERERMEREERMEREKMAFELRKLELMNQNNNNNRDSEGGQLSKADLKKFPVYHKGDCPEVFFSLVERAFVDFSVRETEKMTIMRSLISGSLAEVYAEMPEELMKDFAEFKKLVFARHGINAEQLRQRFRSLTKKPEQTFTQVGAQLVRLLEKWLSQEGTETYEQLKDLIALEQFYSVLHGELKFQVRERKPRSVAEASEIADFISQIRKPLGEGKSVGKPKETYSKYSQGPGKSQQGGGAHGEGKPSDMKQRPQILEGKPKQDERESKYTRKCYFCQGKGHLISECQKLKQLKGMVPQESSGTKPKAVFCVQKEQGSVSQREPVAMATQSGTAASADQAEEYGPLIEVKRCLLIKTDSQLFETAGVDVGILDRQYRGLRDTCSQVTLCHPDIIPREFIIPNESMKVAGIEGQVISLPVAEVPVNFQGWRGVWRLAISSTLPAAVLVGNDLAEHVKRVLVITRSQATTGTVQGGNDEPEAEAEGSSEAVVETLTTDSRFGQEQKADATLQKCFEQVTDAQLTPETPVRFLEKKGILYRETLRNISKGGDGIRSQLVVPEKYRPMILQRGHSDMFAAHLGVNKTQQRITQNFYWPDIGKQIREFCKQCDVCQRQGNNRDRTKAKLCPLPVIDTPFKCIGVDIVGPLPKATKRGNRFILTIVDHATRYPEAIPLTNIETNTVADALVGYMSRMGFASEIITDLGASFTSKLMKRLWQICGIKHKETTAYHPESNGLTEKFNGTLMRMIRAYLAENPNNWDQKLQSLLFAYRSVPQASTGFSPFELLFGRRVKGPLDLIKQDWEQITQDDPQDVVTYIDTLMNDLKRNLELAAENMQAQKVRQKTWYDHKARERHFDPGEGVLWLRPCRENKLQLKWAGPYRVISKMSDLNYLIEQEENQARRVVHVNALKPYYRGEQRVLFAIKAAESEEAELPFWEGRGEVKYNPEEVKISPALTQDQQQELKMLLSKYQQVFSNKPGIVKGVMHRIHTGDAPPQAVSPYRVTGPYRDKVRKELDEMLRENIIVPSSSPWSSPIVLVDKPDGSIRFCVDYRKLNRVTTPDAYPMPRLDNLIETIGGCRFISSLDLVKGYWQLRIDPRDQEKTAFCSPFGLYEFRVLSFGLRNAPATFQRLMDQTLAGLSDFTVAYIDDIGIFSNTWEDHLIHLELVLQRLSAAGLTVKASKCQLGSPEIKYLGHMVGGGMIKPLEAKIEAVRDWPRPNTKKKVKSFLGLVGYYRKFIPRFSEIAAPLTDLTRKTADDRIPWTSDCEAAFQRLKEALINYPVLRAPDFDREFIIYTDASNSGVGAVLCQEDENGDQHPVSYLSRKLQKGERHLATVEKECLAIVYAIQKAKPYIWGRHFILCTDHSPLQWLKTMKTHNSKLMRWALNIQDYDFEVKVVRGSANCVADALSRRPEE